In the Methanothrix sp. genome, one interval contains:
- the fae gene encoding formaldehyde-activating enzyme: MSQDFSRTLVGEALVGDGPEVAHIDLVIGPKGGAVDDAFVTSLASPRMGHTPLLAVLEPNLPAKPSTMIVNKVTIKNARQAALMFGPAQAAVAKAVMDSVAEGVIPREKVEDILIVVSVFIEWDAEDKKKIYENNYLATKMAIKRAVRSEPRVDEILFRKDTARHPFA, encoded by the coding sequence TTGTCTCAGGATTTCAGCAGGACTTTAGTTGGGGAGGCGCTGGTTGGGGATGGGCCTGAGGTTGCGCATATCGATCTGGTCATAGGGCCGAAGGGCGGGGCGGTTGATGATGCATTTGTCACATCGCTGGCATCACCGCGAATGGGTCACACGCCACTTCTCGCGGTTCTGGAGCCGAATCTGCCCGCAAAGCCATCGACTATGATCGTGAACAAGGTGACGATCAAGAATGCAAGGCAGGCGGCACTGATGTTCGGACCGGCTCAGGCAGCGGTCGCAAAAGCCGTGATGGACAGCGTCGCGGAGGGGGTTATACCCAGGGAGAAGGTCGAGGATATTCTCATAGTGGTCTCTGTATTCATCGAGTGGGATGCAGAAGACAAGAAGAAGATCTACGAGAACAACTACCTCGCGACGAAGATGGCAATAAAGAGAGCAGTTCGATCTGAGCCCAGGGTCGATGAGATCCTCTTCAGGAAGGATACTGCAAGACACCCATTCGCATGA
- a CDS encoding RNA chaperone Hfq: MPQFLPKLRGQQVMIRMNDGRPLSGKLVSFNAYEIVLDAGPRTYLLFKHAIASIEVPKGILD; this comes from the coding sequence ATGCCGCAGTTCCTGCCGAAGCTTAGGGGCCAGCAGGTGATGATAAGGATGAACGACGGCAGGCCGCTGAGCGGTAAGCTTGTCTCGTTCAACGCATACGAGATAGTGCTCGATGCCGGGCCCAGGACATATCTGCTCTTCAAGCACGCCATCGCCAGCATAGAGGTCCCGAAGGGAATCCTGGACTGA